One Thiobacillus sp. genomic region harbors:
- a CDS encoding LysR family transcriptional regulator — translation MIHPTLRQLQVFEAVARHRSFSRAAEELHLSQPGVSMQVKQLDEMAGLPLLEQIGKKIFLTEAGEAVFQCSQTVALQIAELDESLARMKGLDKGELKISAVSTTKYFAPRLLAAFSQQHPQLKVRLDVGNREKLLTALAHNDVDLVIMGKPPEDLDLEAHAFMDNPLVIIAPPGHPLARQKEIPATRLEGETFIMREPGSGTRAATERFFAEHKAALTAGMEMNSNIAIQRAVEAGLGLGLVSRHTLDMELKLDRLVVLDVEDTPILRHWYIVHRPGKRFSSAAQSFIDFMRADAARALAE, via the coding sequence ATGATCCACCCCACCCTGCGCCAACTCCAGGTCTTCGAGGCCGTGGCCCGGCATCGCTCCTTCTCCCGGGCGGCGGAGGAACTGCACCTGTCCCAGCCGGGCGTGTCCATGCAGGTGAAGCAACTGGACGAGATGGCGGGCCTGCCCCTGCTGGAACAGATAGGCAAGAAGATATTCCTCACCGAGGCGGGGGAAGCTGTCTTCCAGTGCAGCCAGACCGTGGCCCTGCAGATCGCCGAACTGGACGAGTCCCTGGCCCGCATGAAGGGCCTGGACAAGGGGGAACTGAAAATCTCCGCCGTCAGCACCACCAAGTATTTCGCCCCCCGGTTGCTGGCCGCCTTCTCCCAGCAACATCCCCAACTCAAGGTACGCCTGGACGTGGGCAACCGGGAGAAGCTGCTCACCGCCCTGGCCCACAACGACGTGGACCTGGTGATCATGGGCAAGCCGCCTGAGGATCTGGATCTGGAGGCCCATGCCTTCATGGACAACCCCCTGGTGATCATCGCCCCGCCCGGCCATCCCCTGGCCAGGCAGAAAGAAATTCCCGCCACCCGCCTGGAAGGGGAGACCTTCATCATGCGGGAACCCGGCTCCGGCACCCGGGCCGCCACGGAGCGCTTCTTCGCCGAGCACAAGGCGGCCCTCACCGCCGGCATGGAGATGAACAGCAACATCGCCATCCAGCGGGCCGTGGAAGCGGGCCTGGGCCTGGGCCTGGTGTCCCGCCATACCCTGGACATGGAATTGAAGCTGGATCGTCTGGTGGTGCTGGACGTGGAGGACACCCCCATCCTGCGCCACTGGTACATCGTGCACCGGCCCGGCAAGCGCTTCTCCTCCGCCGCCCAGAGCTTCATCGACTTCATGCGTGCCGATGCCGCCCGGGCCCTGGCGGAATAA
- a CDS encoding RsmB/NOP family class I SAM-dependent RNA methyltransferase, which produces MTPQDLTHAIEAVELCLDFTRPADVQLSAFFRNYPKLGGRERGFIAETVYGVIRRLRSLEHLAVGDSGRTPTPRRLVLAWLARFGGYNLRELEPLVGKHKAELDWLRGIKAVDLYALSDAQRLDLPDWLYERLAAQYGDALPGLMEALNAPAPLDLRVNPAKLGREEALAAMEQEGLAAEPTPWSPLGLRLKGKPALQKHPLFLDGSLEVQDEGSQLLGQLLAPRRGEMVCDFCAGAGGKTLLLGAMMRSSGRLYAFDVSEKRLAKLKPRLARSGLSNVQAQVIASERDTKVKRLAGKFDRVLVDAPCSGLGTLRRNPDLKWRQSPESVAELIEKQQSILDSASRLVKAGGRLVYATCSLLTEENEAIVEAFLAAHPEFHQVPAGEVLAAQRIELEMGDTLRLDPARHGTDGFFAAVLERNQP; this is translated from the coding sequence ATGACACCCCAAGACCTGACCCACGCCATCGAGGCGGTGGAACTCTGCCTGGACTTCACCCGCCCGGCGGATGTCCAGCTTTCCGCCTTCTTCCGCAATTACCCCAAGCTGGGAGGCCGGGAACGGGGCTTCATCGCCGAGACCGTGTATGGCGTCATCCGCCGTTTGCGCAGCCTGGAACACCTGGCGGTAGGCGACAGCGGGCGCACCCCCACGCCCCGCCGCCTGGTGCTGGCCTGGCTGGCCCGCTTTGGCGGCTACAACCTGCGGGAGCTGGAGCCCCTGGTGGGCAAGCACAAGGCCGAGCTGGATTGGCTGCGGGGCATCAAGGCCGTGGACCTGTACGCCCTGTCCGACGCCCAACGCCTGGACCTGCCGGACTGGTTGTACGAACGCCTCGCTGCCCAGTACGGCGATGCCCTGCCAGGACTCATGGAGGCCCTGAACGCCCCTGCCCCCCTGGACCTGCGTGTGAACCCGGCCAAACTAGGCCGTGAGGAGGCCCTGGCCGCCATGGAGCAGGAGGGCCTGGCCGCCGAACCCACCCCCTGGTCCCCCCTGGGCCTGCGCCTGAAGGGCAAGCCCGCCCTGCAGAAGCATCCCCTGTTTCTGGACGGCAGCCTGGAAGTCCAGGACGAGGGCAGCCAACTGCTGGGCCAGCTCCTGGCCCCCCGACGGGGCGAAATGGTGTGCGACTTCTGCGCCGGCGCGGGCGGCAAGACATTGCTGCTGGGCGCCATGATGCGCAGTTCGGGCCGGCTCTATGCCTTCGACGTATCGGAAAAGCGCCTGGCCAAACTCAAGCCCCGCCTGGCCCGCTCCGGCCTGTCCAACGTCCAGGCCCAGGTCATCGCCAGCGAGCGGGACACCAAGGTGAAGCGCCTGGCGGGCAAGTTCGACCGGGTGCTGGTGGACGCCCCCTGCTCCGGCCTGGGCACCCTGCGACGCAACCCGGACCTGAAGTGGCGCCAGAGCCCCGAGTCCGTGGCCGAACTGATAGAGAAGCAGCAGTCCATCCTGGATTCCGCCAGCCGCCTGGTGAAAGCCGGCGGCCGCCTGGTCTACGCCACCTGCAGCCTGCTGACGGAAGAGAACGAGGCCATTGTCGAAGCCTTCCTGGCGGCCCATCCCGAGTTCCACCAGGTACCGGCAGGGGAAGTGCTGGCCGCCCAGCGCATCGAACTGGAAATGGGAGACACCCTGCGCCTGGACCCGGCCCGCCATGGCACGGACGGCTTCTTCGCTGCCGTGCTGGAGCGCAACCAGCCATGA
- a CDS encoding ribulose-bisphosphate carboxylase, translating to MDQSARYADLSLKEDDLIKGGKHILVAYKMKPKSGYGYLEAAAHLAAESSTGTNVEVSTTDDFTKGVDALVYHIDEATEDLRIAYPLELFDRNITDGRMMIVSFLTLVIGNNQGMGDIEHAKMIDFYMPERAIQLFDGPSKDISDMWRILGRPVKDGGYIAGTIIKPKLGLRPEPFAHAAYQFWLGGDFIKNDEPQGNQVFCPAKKVYPLVYDAMKRAQDETGQAKLFSANITADDHYEMMARADFILETFGPDADKVAFLVDGYVGGPGMVTTARRQYPNQYLHYHRAGHGAVTSPSAKRGYTAFVLSKMSRLQGASGIHVGTMGYGKMEGDATDKNIAYMIERDEAQGPVYFQKWYGMKPTTPIISGGMNALRLPGFFENLGHGNVINTSGGGSYGHIDSPAAGAISLRQSYECWKQGADPIEFAKEHKEFARAFESFPGDADKLFPGWREKLGVHK from the coding sequence ATGGATCAATCAGCACGTTACGCCGACCTGTCCCTCAAGGAAGATGATCTGATCAAGGGTGGCAAGCATATCCTGGTGGCCTACAAGATGAAGCCCAAGTCCGGCTACGGTTACCTGGAAGCCGCCGCTCACCTGGCTGCCGAATCCTCCACCGGCACCAACGTTGAAGTCTCCACCACAGACGACTTCACCAAGGGTGTGGACGCGCTGGTCTATCACATCGACGAAGCCACCGAAGATCTGCGCATCGCTTATCCGCTGGAACTGTTCGACCGCAACATCACCGACGGCCGCATGATGATCGTCTCCTTCCTGACCCTGGTGATCGGCAACAACCAGGGCATGGGCGACATCGAGCATGCCAAGATGATCGACTTCTACATGCCCGAGCGCGCCATCCAGCTGTTCGACGGCCCCTCCAAGGACATCTCCGACATGTGGCGCATCCTGGGTCGTCCGGTCAAGGATGGCGGCTACATCGCCGGCACCATCATCAAGCCCAAGCTGGGTCTGCGTCCCGAGCCCTTCGCCCACGCCGCTTACCAGTTCTGGCTGGGTGGTGACTTCATCAAGAACGACGAGCCCCAGGGCAACCAGGTGTTCTGCCCCGCCAAGAAGGTCTACCCTCTGGTGTATGACGCCATGAAGCGTGCCCAGGACGAAACCGGCCAGGCCAAGCTGTTCTCCGCCAACATCACCGCTGACGACCACTATGAGATGATGGCCCGCGCCGATTTCATCCTGGAAACCTTCGGACCCGACGCCGACAAGGTGGCCTTCCTGGTGGACGGCTACGTGGGCGGCCCCGGCATGGTGACCACCGCCCGTCGCCAGTACCCCAACCAGTACCTGCACTACCACCGTGCCGGACATGGCGCCGTGACTTCCCCGTCCGCCAAGCGTGGCTACACCGCCTTCGTGCTGTCCAAGATGTCCCGTCTGCAAGGTGCTTCCGGCATCCACGTGGGCACCATGGGCTACGGCAAGATGGAAGGTGATGCGACCGACAAGAACATCGCCTACATGATCGAGCGCGACGAAGCCCAGGGCCCGGTCTACTTCCAGAAGTGGTACGGCATGAAGCCCACCACCCCCATCATCTCCGGCGGCATGAACGCCCTGCGTCTGCCCGGCTTCTTCGAGAACCTGGGCCACGGCAACGTGATCAACACCTCCGGCGGCGGCTCCTACGGCCACATCGACAGCCCGGCGGCCGGCGCCATTTCCCTGCGCCAGTCCTACGAGTGCTGGAAGCAAGGTGCAGATCCCATCGAGTTCGCGAAAGAGCATAAGGAATTCGCTCGCGCCTTCGAGTCCTTCCCCGGCGACGCCGACAAGCTGTTCCCCGGCTGGCGCGAGAAGCTGGGCGTGCACAAGTAA
- a CDS encoding CbbQ/NirQ/NorQ/GpvN family protein yields the protein MTDKEQYKVHKEPFYQQQHNEVALYEAAYRNRLPVMVKGPTGCGKSRFVEYMAWKLGKPLITVACNEDMTASDLVGRYLLEANGTRWLDGPLTTAARIGAICYLDEIVEARQDTTVVIHPLTDHRRTLPLDKKGELIEAHPDFQLVISYNPGYQSLMKDLKQSTKQRFTAFDFDYPGAELETSILAKETGLDEATAGKLVKIGHTARNLKGHGLDEGISTRLLVYAATLIKDGVNPVEACRMALVRPITDDADIRETLDHAIDATFA from the coding sequence ATGACCGACAAAGAGCAATACAAGGTTCACAAGGAACCCTTCTACCAACAGCAGCACAACGAGGTGGCCCTGTACGAGGCCGCCTACCGCAACCGCCTGCCGGTGATGGTGAAAGGCCCCACGGGCTGCGGCAAATCCCGCTTCGTGGAATACATGGCCTGGAAGTTGGGCAAGCCCCTGATCACCGTGGCCTGCAACGAGGACATGACCGCCAGCGACCTGGTGGGACGCTACCTGCTGGAAGCCAACGGCACCCGCTGGCTGGACGGCCCCCTGACCACCGCCGCCCGCATCGGCGCCATCTGCTATCTGGACGAGATCGTCGAGGCCCGCCAGGACACCACCGTGGTGATCCACCCCCTGACAGACCACCGCCGCACCCTGCCCCTGGACAAGAAGGGCGAGCTCATCGAGGCCCACCCCGACTTCCAACTGGTCATCAGCTACAACCCCGGCTACCAGTCCCTGATGAAGGACCTGAAGCAGTCCACCAAGCAGCGCTTCACCGCCTTCGACTTCGACTATCCGGGCGCCGAGCTGGAGACCAGCATCCTGGCCAAGGAAACCGGCCTGGACGAGGCCACCGCCGGCAAACTGGTGAAGATCGGCCACACCGCCCGCAACCTGAAGGGCCACGGTCTGGACGAAGGCATCTCCACCCGCCTGCTGGTCTATGCCGCCACCCTCATCAAGGACGGCGTGAACCCGGTGGAAGCCTGCCGCATGGCCCTGGTTCGGCCCATCACCGACGACGCCGACATCCGCGAGACCTTGGATCACGCCATCGACGCTACCTTTGCGTGA
- a CDS encoding phospholipase D family protein: MIRLLLAALVSLASPSPHATEPLALVARGDIQVAFTPGDDAGALVVNAINRAKREILVQAYGFTHKDIAAALVAAKKRGVEVSLVADRQQAEKLETSLVDWLARQGVPVWIDGDHSAAHNKVMVLDAGTPQPVLITGSFNFTHAAQYRNAENLLVLRDNPLLAQAYAANWRRHRAHSLKLSR, encoded by the coding sequence ATGATCCGCCTGCTGTTGGCGGCCCTGGTGTCTCTGGCCAGCCCGTCGCCCCATGCAACCGAGCCCCTGGCCCTGGTGGCCCGGGGAGACATCCAGGTGGCCTTCACCCCCGGGGATGACGCGGGAGCCCTGGTGGTCAACGCCATCAACCGTGCCAAACGGGAAATCCTGGTGCAGGCCTACGGTTTCACGCACAAGGACATCGCCGCGGCCCTGGTGGCGGCGAAAAAGCGCGGCGTGGAGGTATCCCTGGTCGCCGACCGCCAGCAGGCAGAAAAGCTGGAGACCAGCCTGGTGGACTGGCTGGCCCGGCAGGGCGTGCCGGTCTGGATCGACGGGGACCACTCCGCAGCCCACAACAAGGTCATGGTGCTGGACGCGGGCACACCCCAGCCGGTCCTCATCACCGGCAGCTTCAACTTCACCCACGCCGCCCAGTACCGCAACGCGGAAAACCTCCTGGTGCTGCGGGACAATCCCCTGCTGGCCCAGGCCTATGCCGCCAACTGGCGCCGGCACCGGGCCCACAGCCTGAAGCTGTCCCGCTAG